A genomic region of Mycobacterium senriense contains the following coding sequences:
- a CDS encoding TetR/AcrR family transcriptional regulator: MRSADLTAAARIRDAAIEQFGEHGFGVGLRAIAEAAGVSAALVIHHFGSKDGLRKACEDYIAETIRGTKSEALQSNDPATWFAQLAEIEEYAPLMAYLVRSMQTGGDLANMLWRRMIDNAEEYMDEGVRAGTIKPSRDPKARARYLAITGGGGFLLYIQMHDTPTDLRAVLRDYSREMILPALEVYSEGLLTDRTMYDAFLAAEDQGESDAH; the protein is encoded by the coding sequence ATGCGTTCAGCCGACTTGACCGCAGCCGCCCGGATCCGAGACGCGGCCATCGAACAATTCGGCGAGCACGGGTTCGGCGTCGGGCTGCGCGCCATCGCCGAAGCGGCCGGCGTCAGCGCCGCACTGGTCATCCACCACTTCGGCTCCAAGGACGGCCTGCGCAAGGCGTGCGAGGACTACATCGCCGAGACGATCCGCGGCACCAAATCGGAGGCGCTGCAATCCAACGACCCGGCCACCTGGTTCGCCCAACTGGCCGAGATCGAGGAGTACGCGCCGCTGATGGCCTACCTGGTGCGTAGCATGCAGACCGGCGGCGATCTGGCAAACATGTTGTGGCGCAGGATGATCGACAATGCCGAGGAATACATGGACGAGGGCGTGCGGGCAGGGACGATCAAGCCGAGCCGCGATCCCAAGGCCAGGGCCAGGTATCTGGCCATCACCGGCGGCGGCGGATTTCTGCTGTACATCCAAATGCATGATACGCCAACGGATCTGCGGGCGGTACTGCGGGATTACTCGCGCGAGATGATATTGCCCGCGCTCGAGGTCTACAGCGAGGGACTGCTGACCGACCGGACCATGTACGACGCATTCCTGGCCGCTGAAGATCAAGGAGAATCTGATGCCCACTGA
- a CDS encoding ABC transporter permease has protein sequence MSTTTLDRPFASASPAPLKSSNFSGTLAMLRLYLRRDRVSMPLWVLLLSVPLATVYVGSIEKVYPTAPARAGFVASIMASPAQRALYGQVYNDSLGAVGIWKAGMFHLLIAVAVILTVIRHTRADEENGRTELVDSTAIGRYASLSAALLLSFGASIATGAIGAAGLLSTDVPAGGSLAFGAALACSGLVFTAVAAVTAQLSPSARFARGAAFAVLGAAFTLRAVGDAGDGTLSWLSPLGWSLQVKPYAGDRWWVLVLHLATTVVLTVLAYRLLAGRDVGAGLIAERPGPANAAPALGNVFGLTWRLDRASLLLWTVGLCLYGLLIGSVVHGIGDELGGSGVARDIVARMGGTSALEDAFIAVAFSMMGMVAAAFAVSLTLRLHQEESSQRAETVLAGAVSRTRWLTSHLVTALAGSAAAMLASGLTAGVVYGVAAGDVGAKLPMVVASAAVQLPAVWLLSAVTVCVFGFVPRLTPVAWGVLIGFVALYLIGSLAGFPQWLLDLEPFAHIPRIGTEFTVVPLLWLLAVDVGLVVLGAIAFRRRDLRC, from the coding sequence ATGAGCACGACCACGCTGGACCGACCTTTCGCGTCGGCATCGCCTGCGCCGCTTAAGAGTTCGAACTTCTCCGGAACGCTGGCGATGCTGCGGCTCTACCTGCGCCGCGACCGGGTCTCGATGCCGCTGTGGGTGCTGCTGCTGTCGGTCCCGTTGGCCACGGTGTACGTCGGCAGCATCGAAAAGGTCTATCCCACCGCGCCCGCCCGCGCCGGATTCGTGGCCTCCATCATGGCCAGCCCGGCCCAGCGCGCCCTCTACGGCCAGGTGTACAACGACAGCCTTGGCGCCGTGGGTATTTGGAAAGCCGGCATGTTCCACCTGTTGATCGCGGTGGCCGTCATCCTCACGGTGATCCGGCATACCCGCGCCGACGAGGAGAACGGACGGACCGAGCTGGTGGACTCGACCGCGATCGGCCGCTACGCCAGCCTGAGCGCGGCGCTGCTGCTGTCGTTCGGAGCATCGATCGCCACCGGCGCGATCGGTGCGGCCGGCTTGTTGAGCACCGACGTCCCGGCCGGCGGGTCGCTGGCCTTCGGGGCGGCGCTGGCCTGCTCCGGCCTGGTGTTCACCGCCGTCGCCGCGGTGACCGCGCAGTTGTCGCCGAGCGCCCGGTTCGCCCGCGGTGCCGCGTTCGCCGTACTGGGCGCCGCGTTCACCTTGCGTGCCGTCGGCGACGCCGGTGACGGCACGCTCTCGTGGCTTTCCCCGCTGGGGTGGTCACTGCAGGTCAAACCGTATGCGGGCGACCGCTGGTGGGTGCTGGTGTTGCACCTGGCGACGACGGTCGTGCTGACGGTGCTGGCGTATCGGTTGCTCGCCGGCCGCGACGTCGGCGCCGGGCTGATCGCGGAGCGGCCTGGCCCCGCCAACGCCGCGCCGGCGCTGGGCAACGTGTTCGGGCTGACGTGGCGGCTGGACCGCGCCTCGCTGCTGCTGTGGACCGTGGGGCTGTGCCTGTACGGCCTGCTGATCGGCAGCGTGGTGCACGGCATCGGCGACGAGCTGGGCGGCAGTGGCGTGGCGCGCGACATCGTCGCGCGGATGGGCGGCACCAGCGCTCTCGAGGACGCGTTCATCGCCGTCGCGTTTTCCATGATGGGCATGGTCGCCGCGGCGTTCGCCGTCTCGCTCACGTTACGGCTCCACCAGGAAGAGTCGAGCCAGCGAGCCGAAACGGTGCTGGCGGGCGCGGTGTCGCGAACCCGCTGGTTGACAAGTCATTTGGTGACCGCACTCGCCGGATCCGCGGCGGCGATGCTGGCCAGCGGCCTGACCGCAGGTGTGGTCTATGGCGTCGCGGCCGGCGATGTCGGCGCCAAGCTGCCGATGGTCGTTGCCAGCGCGGCCGTCCAACTCCCCGCCGTGTGGCTGTTGTCGGCCGTGACGGTCTGCGTGTTCGGCTTTGTCCCGCGCCTGACGCCGGTGGCCTGGGGTGTGCTGATCGGCTTCGTCGCCCTGTACCTGATCGGGTCGTTGGCCGGTTTCCCGCAGTGGTTGCTCGACCTGGAACCCTTCGCACACATTCCGCGGATCGGCACAGAATTCACCGTCGTACCACTGTTATGGCTACTGGCCGTGGACGTAGGGTTGGTGGTTCTGGGTGCCATAGCTTTTCGGCGCCGCGATCTCCGCTGCTAG
- a CDS encoding methyltransferase family protein, whose product MKTGIRITATSLSGILSWVLILLLPAGTLHYWQAWVFIAVFTVATIVPTVYLAHANPAALQRRMRAGPRAEPRQAQKFIIAGSFLGLFATMVFSAFDHRFGWSSVPPWLSVLGDVLVATGLGIAMLVIVQNSYAGATVTVESGQTVVSSGLYKFVRHPMYVGNVIMMIGIPLALGSYWGLLFILPGIVGLTLRILDEEKLLRRELPGYREYGDRVRYRLVPHVW is encoded by the coding sequence ATGAAAACCGGGATCAGAATAACGGCGACATCCCTCTCGGGCATTCTCTCCTGGGTTTTGATCCTTCTCCTCCCGGCCGGCACCCTGCACTACTGGCAGGCGTGGGTCTTCATCGCCGTGTTCACGGTGGCGACCATCGTCCCCACCGTCTACCTGGCCCACGCCAATCCCGCGGCCCTGCAGCGCCGCATGCGCGCCGGCCCGCGGGCGGAGCCCCGGCAGGCTCAGAAGTTCATCATCGCCGGGTCGTTTCTGGGCCTGTTCGCGACGATGGTGTTCAGCGCGTTCGATCATCGGTTCGGCTGGTCGTCGGTGCCGCCGTGGCTGTCGGTGCTCGGCGATGTGCTGGTGGCGACGGGCCTCGGCATCGCCATGCTGGTGATCGTCCAGAACAGCTATGCCGGCGCCACGGTCACGGTGGAAAGCGGCCAGACGGTCGTGTCCAGCGGCCTCTACAAATTCGTGCGCCATCCGATGTACGTCGGCAATGTGATCATGATGATCGGCATTCCCCTGGCGCTCGGCTCGTACTGGGGATTACTCTTCATCCTCCCGGGCATCGTCGGACTGACACTGCGCATCCTGGATGAGGAAAAACTGCTTCGCCGGGAATTGCCCGGGTACCGCGAATACGGCGACCGCGTGCGCTACCGGCTCGTGCCTCACGTCTGGTAG
- a CDS encoding DNA-3-methyladenine glycosylase I has product MSEDELVRCSWATVRPGPDFELYRDYHDREWGQPVRDGVALFERMSLEAFQSGLSWLIILRKRENFRRAFARFDIAEVAEYTDADVQRLMTDQGIVRNRAKIESTIANARAAAELGTPADLADLLWSFAPSPRPRPADASQIPSATDESKAMARELKRRGFRFVGPTTAYALMQATGMVDDHIRGCWVPATAR; this is encoded by the coding sequence GTGAGTGAAGACGAGTTGGTTCGCTGCAGCTGGGCGACCGTGCGACCCGGACCCGATTTCGAGCTCTATCGCGACTACCACGACCGCGAATGGGGCCAACCGGTGCGCGACGGGGTCGCGTTGTTCGAGCGGATGAGCCTGGAGGCCTTTCAAAGTGGCCTGTCCTGGCTGATCATCCTGCGGAAACGGGAGAATTTCCGGCGTGCGTTCGCCCGGTTCGACATAGCCGAGGTCGCCGAGTACACCGACGCCGACGTACAGCGGCTGATGACGGATCAGGGAATCGTGCGCAACCGCGCCAAGATCGAGTCGACGATCGCCAACGCCCGGGCCGCCGCTGAACTGGGAACTCCGGCGGACCTGGCGGACCTGCTGTGGTCGTTTGCGCCGTCGCCGCGGCCCCGTCCGGCCGACGCGTCCCAAATCCCCTCAGCCACTGACGAATCGAAGGCCATGGCTCGTGAACTCAAGCGGCGCGGCTTCCGCTTCGTCGGCCCGACCACCGCCTATGCGCTGATGCAGGCGACCGGGATGGTCGACGACCATATCCGCGGTTGCTGGGTGCCCGCCACCGCCCGCTGA
- a CDS encoding ABC transporter ATP-binding protein encodes MPTETATGVAPIEIRGLTKNFGVVRALDGLDLTVREGEVHGFLGPNGAGKSTTIRILLGLVKADGGSVRLLGGDPWTQAVALHRQIAYVPGDVTLWPSLTGGEIIDLLARMRGGIDKKRRAELIERFDLDPHKKARTYSKGNRQKVSLISAFSSHARLLLLDEPSSGLDPLMENVFQQCVAQARDRGTTVLLSSHILAETEALCERVTIIRAGKTIESGSLNSMRHLSRTSIKAEMIGDPGDLRRIKGVEDITVEGNTLRAQVDSESLGELIRVLGDAGVRSLVSQPPTLEELFLRHYDTSGGDGRHGRDEAKASLS; translated from the coding sequence ATGCCCACTGAAACCGCCACCGGTGTCGCACCCATCGAGATCCGCGGGCTCACAAAAAATTTCGGTGTGGTGCGGGCGCTGGACGGCCTGGACCTCACGGTGCGGGAAGGCGAAGTCCACGGGTTCCTCGGGCCCAACGGCGCGGGGAAGTCGACGACCATCCGTATCCTGCTCGGCCTGGTCAAGGCCGACGGCGGCAGCGTGCGGCTGCTCGGCGGCGACCCCTGGACCCAGGCGGTCGCCCTGCATCGCCAAATCGCTTATGTCCCAGGCGACGTCACCCTGTGGCCGTCGCTGACCGGCGGTGAGATCATCGACCTGCTGGCCCGCATGCGGGGCGGCATCGACAAGAAGCGCCGCGCCGAGTTGATCGAGCGCTTCGACCTGGACCCGCACAAGAAGGCGCGCACGTACTCCAAGGGCAACCGCCAGAAGGTTTCGCTGATCTCGGCGTTCTCGTCACACGCCAGGCTGCTGCTTCTGGACGAGCCGAGCAGCGGCCTGGACCCGTTGATGGAGAATGTGTTTCAACAGTGCGTGGCGCAGGCGCGCGATCGGGGCACGACGGTGTTGTTGTCCAGCCACATCCTGGCCGAAACGGAAGCGTTGTGCGAACGGGTGACGATCATCCGCGCCGGCAAGACCATCGAAAGCGGGTCGCTGAACTCCATGCGGCACCTGAGCCGCACCTCGATCAAGGCCGAAATGATCGGCGATCCAGGCGATCTCAGACGCATCAAGGGGGTCGAGGACATCACCGTCGAGGGCAACACGCTGCGCGCCCAGGTCGACAGCGAGAGCCTGGGCGAGCTCATCCGCGTGCTCGGCGATGCCGGGGTGCGCAGCCTGGTCAGCCAGCCGCCGACCCTCGAAGAGCTTTTCCTGCGGCACTATGACACGTCGGGCGGCGACGGCCGGCACGGACGCGACGAAGCAAAGGCCTCGCTGTCATGA
- a CDS encoding glucosyl-3-phosphoglycerate synthase has product MTASDLFAGDLAKDRALAARPGDVWLANDRRNRPSWTIAELEAAKAGRTISVVLPALNEEETVESVIESISPLVDGLVDELIVLDSGSTDDTEIRAVAAGARVVSREQALPEVPIRPGKGEALWRSLAATSGDIVVFVDSDLIDPHPMFVPWLVGPMLTGDGIHLVKSFYRRPLRGSELSDVGDVGGDVSATGGGRVTELVARPLLAALRPELGCVVQPLGGEYAASRELLTSLPFAPGYGVEIGLLVDTFDRLGLDAIAQVNLGVRAHRNRPLAELGVMSRQIIATLLSRCGIPDSGVGLTQFVADGPDGSDFQGYTQRTSPVSLADRPPMRVLRPR; this is encoded by the coding sequence ATGACCGCATCGGATCTGTTCGCCGGTGATCTCGCCAAGGACAGGGCGCTTGCCGCCCGGCCCGGAGATGTGTGGCTGGCCAACGACAGGCGGAACCGTCCGAGCTGGACCATCGCCGAACTCGAAGCCGCGAAGGCCGGGCGGACCATCTCGGTGGTGCTGCCGGCCCTCAACGAGGAAGAAACCGTCGAGTCGGTGATCGAAAGCATCTCACCGCTGGTGGATGGGCTGGTCGACGAGCTGATCGTGCTCGATTCGGGCTCCACCGACGACACCGAGATCCGCGCCGTCGCCGCGGGCGCCCGCGTCGTCAGCCGCGAGCAGGCCCTGCCCGAGGTGCCGATACGTCCCGGAAAGGGCGAGGCGTTGTGGCGCTCGCTGGCGGCCACCAGCGGGGACATCGTGGTGTTCGTCGACTCCGACCTGATCGACCCGCACCCCATGTTCGTGCCGTGGCTGGTCGGCCCGATGCTCACCGGCGACGGCATTCACCTGGTCAAAAGCTTCTACCGACGGCCGCTGCGGGGCAGCGAGCTCAGCGACGTCGGCGACGTCGGCGGCGACGTCAGCGCCACCGGCGGCGGGCGCGTCACCGAGCTGGTGGCCCGGCCGTTGCTTGCGGCGCTGCGTCCGGAGCTGGGCTGCGTGGTGCAGCCGCTGGGCGGCGAGTATGCGGCCAGCCGCGAGCTGCTGACCTCGTTGCCGTTCGCGCCGGGCTACGGCGTGGAGATCGGCCTGCTGGTGGACACCTTCGACCGGCTGGGCCTGGACGCGATCGCCCAGGTCAACCTGGGCGTGCGTGCGCACCGCAACCGGCCGCTGGCCGAGCTGGGCGTGATGAGCCGCCAGATCATCGCGACCCTGCTGTCGCGCTGCGGCATCCCGGACTCCGGCGTCGGGCTGACGCAGTTCGTCGCCGACGGCCCCGATGGCTCCGATTTTCAGGGTTACACCCAGCGCACCTCGCCGGTGTCGCTGGCGGACCGGCCGCCGATGCGGGTGCTCAGGCCTCGGTAG
- a CDS encoding DUF3117 domain-containing protein: MAAMKPRTGDGPLEATKEGRGIVMRVPLEGGGRLVVELTPDEAAALGDELKGVTSSS; encoded by the coding sequence ATGGCGGCGATGAAGCCCCGGACCGGAGACGGTCCTCTGGAAGCAACAAAGGAGGGGCGCGGCATCGTGATGCGGGTACCACTTGAGGGAGGCGGTCGACTCGTCGTCGAGCTGACGCCCGACGAAGCGGCTGCCCTCGGTGACGAACTCAAGGGCGTCACGAGCTCCAGCTAG
- a CDS encoding CocE/NonD family hydrolase, with protein MLHNRPPALDRPWRRPGALRYALTRIRGVAKPPVTVTSPPADLQVERDVAVTTRDGTILRINMFREGSGAEARRPVILSIHPYGKDNLPTRRGNKTTFSVQYRMIRQPQPVAFSTLTGWEAPDPAWWTAQGFVVVNADSRGCGHSDGTGNLLSRREAEDTYDLVQWIAVQPWSDGNVVMLGVSYLAISQYAVAALAPPALRAICPWEGFTDAYRDLMFPGGVHEIGFSRLWSRNLSRDTRQSYDLARMQEDHPTRDEFWRSLAPDLSAIRVPMLVCGSFSDNNLHSRGSMRAFVHGGSEHARLYTHRGGKWTTFYSDAARAEQLKFFRDVLGGAPASRSVRLEVREDRDTVTAVREETEWPLARTRWRPLYLGDAGSLTPEQPATPGRIAFGTRSGAASFAWTVAEDVELTGPMVARLWVELSGCDDANLFVGVEKWRGGRFVGFEGSYGYGRDRVTSGWQRVALRALDPELSGPAEPVITGTDPRPLSAGELAAVEVELGPSATLFRAGEQLRLVVAARWLSPRNPLTGQFPAWYQGSPRGRVTLHWGPQHEAHLLIPEIPG; from the coding sequence GTGCTGCACAATCGGCCACCGGCCCTGGACCGCCCGTGGCGGCGCCCCGGCGCGCTGCGGTATGCGTTGACCAGGATTCGCGGCGTCGCCAAGCCGCCCGTCACGGTCACCAGCCCGCCCGCCGACCTGCAGGTCGAGCGTGACGTGGCCGTCACCACGCGGGACGGAACGATCTTGCGGATCAACATGTTTCGCGAGGGCAGCGGGGCCGAAGCGCGCCGGCCGGTCATCCTGAGCATCCACCCGTACGGCAAGGACAACCTGCCGACCCGGCGCGGCAACAAGACGACGTTCTCGGTGCAGTACCGGATGATACGTCAGCCGCAACCGGTGGCCTTTTCCACGCTGACCGGTTGGGAGGCACCGGATCCGGCATGGTGGACCGCGCAGGGCTTCGTCGTGGTGAACGCCGACTCGCGTGGCTGCGGCCATTCGGACGGCACCGGGAACCTGCTGTCCCGCCGGGAAGCCGAGGACACCTACGACCTGGTGCAGTGGATCGCCGTACAACCGTGGAGCGACGGGAACGTGGTCATGCTCGGGGTGTCCTATTTGGCGATCAGCCAGTACGCGGTGGCCGCCCTGGCGCCCCCGGCGTTGCGGGCGATCTGCCCGTGGGAAGGGTTCACCGATGCCTACCGCGACCTGATGTTTCCCGGCGGCGTTCACGAGATCGGCTTCAGCCGGCTGTGGTCGCGCAACCTCAGTCGCGACACTCGGCAGAGCTACGACCTCGCGCGGATGCAGGAAGACCACCCGACGCGCGACGAGTTCTGGCGCTCGCTGGCGCCCGACCTGTCGGCGATCAGGGTCCCCATGCTGGTCTGCGGCAGCTTCTCGGACAACAACCTGCACAGCCGCGGTTCGATGCGGGCATTCGTGCACGGCGGCTCCGAGCACGCCCGGCTCTACACGCACCGCGGGGGCAAGTGGACGACCTTCTACTCCGACGCGGCGCGCGCCGAGCAGCTGAAGTTCTTTCGCGATGTGCTGGGCGGCGCCCCGGCCTCGCGCAGTGTGCGCCTGGAGGTGCGCGAGGACCGCGACACCGTCACCGCGGTGCGCGAAGAGACCGAGTGGCCGCTGGCCCGCACGCGTTGGCGCCCACTGTATCTGGGCGACGCCGGTTCGCTGACGCCCGAGCAGCCCGCGACGCCCGGCCGCATCGCGTTCGGAACGCGTTCCGGTGCAGCATCTTTCGCATGGACCGTCGCCGAGGATGTCGAGCTGACCGGCCCGATGGTGGCCCGGCTGTGGGTCGAGCTGAGCGGCTGCGACGACGCGAACCTGTTCGTCGGCGTGGAGAAGTGGCGCGGCGGGCGGTTCGTCGGCTTCGAGGGGTCCTACGGCTATGGCCGCGATCGGGTGACCAGCGGATGGCAGCGAGTTGCGCTGCGCGCCCTGGACCCCGAGCTGTCCGGGCCGGCCGAACCGGTCATCACGGGCACCGACCCACGCCCGCTGTCGGCCGGCGAGTTGGCCGCGGTCGAGGTGGAGCTGGGCCCGTCGGCGACGCTGTTCCGCGCCGGCGAGCAGTTGCGGCTGGTGGTCGCCGCGCGCTGGCTGTCCCCGAGAAACCCACTCACCGGCCAATTTCCGGCGTGGTACCAGGGCTCGCCGCGCGGCCGCGTCACGCTGCACTGGGGTCCACAGCACGAGGCCCACCTGCTGATTCCGGAGATCCCGGGCTAG
- a CDS encoding DivIVA domain-containing protein has protein sequence MALVLLYLVVLVLVAIVLFGAASLLFGRGEQLPPLPRGTTATVLPAFGVTGSDVDAVKFTQVLRGYKTSEVDWVLDRLARELEALRGQLAAVHASPAAAREAEGEPGEPDDGEDRQDSV, from the coding sequence GTGGCGTTGGTGTTGCTGTACCTGGTGGTCCTGGTGCTGGTGGCGATCGTCCTGTTCGGCGCGGCCAGCCTGTTGTTCGGGCGCGGCGAGCAGCTGCCGCCCCTGCCCCGTGGGACGACGGCCACGGTGCTGCCGGCGTTCGGGGTGACCGGCTCCGACGTCGACGCCGTCAAGTTCACCCAGGTCCTGCGCGGTTACAAGACCAGCGAGGTGGACTGGGTGCTGGATCGGCTCGCCCGCGAGCTCGAGGCGCTGCGCGGCCAGCTGGCCGCGGTGCACGCCTCGCCTGCCGCCGCTCGGGAGGCCGAGGGCGAGCCCGGGGAACCAGACGACGGTGAGGATCGTCAGGACTCGGTGTGA
- the glgC gene encoding glucose-1-phosphate adenylyltransferase: MREAPHVLGIVLAGGEGKRLYPLTADRAKPAVPFGGAYRLIDFVLSNLVNARYLRICVLTQYKSHSLDRHISQNWRLSGLAGEYITPVPAQQRLGPRWYTGSADAIYQSLNLIYDEDPDYIVVFGADHVYRMDPEQMVRFHIDSGAGATVAGIRVPRSEATAFGCIDSDESGRIRQFVEKPLDPPGTPDDPEQTFVSMGNYIFTTKVLIDAIRADADDDHSDHDMGGDIIPRLVDDGMAAVYDFSDNEVPGATDRDRAYWRDVGTLDAFYDAHMDLVSVHPVFNLYNKRWPIRGESENLAPAKFVNGGSAQESVVGAGSIISAASVRNSVLSSNVVVDDGAIVEGSVIMPGARVGRGAVVRHAILDKNVVVGPGEMVGVDLEKDRERFAISAGGVVAVGKGVWI, encoded by the coding sequence ATGAGGGAAGCGCCACACGTGCTGGGCATCGTCCTGGCCGGCGGTGAGGGCAAGCGGCTGTATCCGCTGACCGCGGATCGCGCCAAGCCCGCGGTTCCCTTCGGGGGCGCCTACCGACTGATCGACTTCGTCCTGTCCAACCTCGTCAACGCCCGGTATCTGCGCATCTGCGTTCTCACCCAGTACAAGTCGCATTCACTGGACCGTCACATTTCGCAGAACTGGCGGCTGTCCGGCCTGGCCGGCGAGTACATCACCCCGGTGCCCGCCCAGCAGCGGCTCGGCCCGCGCTGGTACACGGGCTCGGCCGACGCGATATACCAGTCACTCAACCTGATCTATGACGAAGACCCCGACTACATCGTGGTTTTCGGTGCTGACCACGTGTACCGGATGGACCCCGAGCAGATGGTCCGGTTCCACATCGACAGCGGTGCGGGCGCGACGGTGGCCGGCATCCGGGTGCCCCGCAGCGAAGCCACCGCGTTCGGCTGCATCGATTCCGACGAGTCGGGCCGCATCCGCCAGTTCGTGGAGAAGCCACTGGATCCGCCGGGCACCCCGGACGACCCCGAGCAGACGTTCGTGTCGATGGGCAACTACATCTTCACCACCAAGGTGCTCATCGACGCGATCCGCGCGGACGCCGACGACGACCATTCCGATCACGACATGGGCGGCGACATCATCCCACGACTGGTCGACGACGGGATGGCAGCGGTGTACGACTTCAGCGACAACGAGGTGCCCGGCGCCACCGATCGTGACCGCGCCTACTGGCGGGACGTGGGAACGCTGGACGCGTTCTACGACGCGCACATGGACTTGGTGTCGGTACATCCGGTGTTCAACCTGTACAACAAGCGCTGGCCGATCCGCGGCGAGTCGGAGAACCTGGCGCCGGCCAAGTTCGTCAACGGCGGTTCCGCGCAGGAGTCGGTGGTGGGTGCGGGCAGCATCATCTCGGCGGCCTCGGTGCGCAACTCGGTGCTCTCGTCCAACGTGGTGGTCGACGACGGCGCGATCGTCGAGGGCAGCGTGATCATGCCCGGCGCCCGCGTCGGGCGCGGCGCGGTGGTGCGCCACGCGATCCTGGACAAGAACGTCGTCGTCGGGCCGGGCGAGATGGTTGGCGTGGATCTGGAAAAGGACCGCGAGCGCTTCGCGATCAGCGCCGGCGGTGTGGTCGCCGTGGGCAAGGGCGTCTGGATCTAG
- the glgA gene encoding glycogen synthase: protein MRVAMMTREYPPEVYGGAGVHVTELVAQLRRLCAVDVHCMGAPRPGAHVHEPDPRLQGANAAMSTLSADLIMANAASEADVVHSHTWYTGMAGHLAALLYGIPHVLTAHSLEPLRPWKAEQLGGGYRISSWVEQTAVLAADAVIAVSSAMREDVLRVYPTLDPSAVHVIRNGVDTDVWYPAGPVRSGSMLTELGVDPSRPIVVFVGRITRQKGLAHLVAAAHRFSPEAQVVLCAGAPDTPEIAEEIRDAVGALSRTRTGVFWIREMLPIGELREILSAASVFVCPSVYEPLGIVNLEAMACSTAVVASDVGGIPEVVVDGITGTLVHYDPDDAQGYQTGLAEAVNELVADRDKAQRYGKAGRQRCVEEFSWAHVAEQTLEIYRKVCA from the coding sequence ATGCGGGTGGCGATGATGACGCGGGAGTACCCACCAGAGGTCTACGGCGGCGCGGGAGTACACGTCACCGAACTCGTCGCCCAGCTGCGCCGGCTGTGCGCGGTCGACGTCCATTGCATGGGCGCACCGCGCCCGGGCGCCCACGTGCACGAGCCGGACCCGCGGCTGCAGGGCGCCAACGCGGCGATGTCGACCCTGTCGGCCGACCTGATCATGGCCAACGCGGCGTCGGAGGCCGACGTGGTGCATTCGCACACCTGGTACACCGGCATGGCCGGGCATCTGGCCGCGCTGCTCTACGGCATCCCGCACGTCTTGACCGCGCATTCGCTCGAGCCGCTGCGCCCGTGGAAGGCCGAGCAACTCGGTGGGGGCTACCGGATCTCGAGCTGGGTCGAGCAGACCGCCGTGCTGGCCGCCGACGCCGTCATCGCGGTCAGCTCCGCGATGCGCGAGGACGTCCTGCGTGTCTATCCCACACTGGATCCCAGCGCCGTACACGTCATCCGAAACGGCGTCGACACCGACGTCTGGTACCCGGCGGGGCCGGTGCGAAGCGGATCGATGCTGACCGAACTCGGCGTCGATCCGTCCCGGCCCATCGTGGTGTTCGTGGGCCGGATCACGCGGCAGAAGGGGCTGGCGCACCTGGTGGCCGCCGCCCACCGGTTCAGCCCGGAGGCGCAGGTGGTGTTGTGCGCCGGCGCCCCCGACACCCCGGAGATCGCCGAGGAGATCCGCGACGCCGTCGGCGCGCTGTCCCGCACCCGCACCGGAGTGTTCTGGATCCGGGAGATGCTGCCCATCGGGGAGCTACGCGAAATCCTTTCGGCGGCATCGGTTTTCGTTTGCCCGTCGGTGTACGAGCCGTTGGGCATCGTGAATTTGGAGGCGATGGCCTGCTCGACGGCGGTGGTGGCCTCCGATGTCGGCGGCATCCCGGAGGTGGTCGTCGACGGGATCACCGGGACGCTGGTGCATTACGACCCGGACGACGCGCAGGGCTATCAGACCGGATTGGCCGAAGCGGTCAACGAGCTCGTCGCCGACCGCGACAAAGCGCAGCGCTACGGCAAGGCGGGACGCCAGCGCTGCGTCGAAGAGTTCTCCTGGGCCCACGTCGCCGAGCAGACCCTGGAGATCTATCGGAAAGTGTGTGCGTAG